The following nucleotide sequence is from Cryptosporangium aurantiacum.
CGGTCAGGTCACGCAGCGGCCGGACCTCGACGCCGGGTGCGTGCGCGTCGATCAGTAAATAGGTGATGCCGTGCTGCCGGGAGTCCGGCGCACCGGTCCGGACCAGCGCGAAGAACATGTCCGCGATCTCGGCGTTGCTGTTCCAGATCTTCTGCCCGGTCACCACGTAGTGGTCTCCGTCGGGGACGGCGGACGTCCGCAGCGAGGGCAGGTCGGAGCCGGCGCCCGGCTCGGAGAACGCCTGCGCCCAGAGCTCGTCGGCCCGGAGCATCGGCTTGATGAACCGCTCACGTTGCTCCGGCGTCCCGTGCTTGATGATCGTCGGACCGACCATCTCCATGCCCGTTCCCGGATGGCCGGGGACCCGGGCTCGGGCCATCTCCTGCTGGTAGATGACCTGCTGGGTGAACGGAAGATCCATCCCGCCGACCGCTAGTGGCCAGCTCGGACCGGCGAAGCCGTGGTCGAACTTGGTCGCCGCCCAGTCCCGGGCCCATCGCAGCCGGGCGTCCTTGCCCTTCGGTGGCTTGCCCGGCGCGTGTTCCGCCAGAAACGCCCGCAGCGTCGTGCGGAACTTCTCGTCCTCGTCGCTCCAGGTGAGCTGCATGTCCGCGTCCTCCTTCAGATGCCGACGAGTGCGGCGAGCCGGTCACGGTGAGTTTCGGGGGTACCGAAGAGCAGCTGACTCGACTTCGCCCGCCGGAAGTAGAGGTGCGCGTCGTGCTCCCAGGTGTAGCCGATCCCGCCGTGGATCTGGATGTTCTCCGCCGCCACGTCGACGTAGGCATCAGCGCAGTAGGCCGCGGCCAACGCCGAGGCCAACGACGCCTCCGACGAGGAGTCCGCAGCGGCCCAGGCGGCGTAGTAGGCCGCCGATTTGGCCGTCTCGACCCGGACCATCATGTCGGCTGCCTTGTGCTTGATCGCCTGGAAGCTACCGATCGGCCGGCCGAACTGCTCGCGCACCTTCGCGTACTCCACCGCCATGTCGAGGCAGCGGGCGGCGCCGCCGGCCTGCTCGGCCGCGAGCGCAGCCACTGCCCGGTCCAACGCCACGCGCAGCCCGGGCTCGGCAGCGCCCTCGGCCCCGACCAAGCGGGCCGGCGTGCCCTCGAACCGGATCCGGGCCAGCGGGCGGGTCAGATCGAGCGGTGCCATGTTCTCCCGGGCCAGGTTCTCGGCGTCCCCCGCGACGGCGAACAGCCCGAGCCCGGCCTCACTCCGGGCGACGACCAGGACGAGGTCGGCGCTGACGCCGTCGGTGACGAACGCCTTCTCGCCGGTCAGCCGCCAGGTCCCGTCCCCGCCCGCCGCGGTCGTGGTCACCGCGGCCAGGTCGATGCCACCGTCGCCGCCCCGCTCGGAGATCGCGAGGGTGGCCAGGGTCGATCCGTCCGCGATTCCGGGCAGCAGGTCTTTGCGTGCCGCCTCGTCGTCCGCGGCCAGTAGCGCGTTCACGGCCAGCCCGATCGTGCTGAAGTAGGGAACGGCGGCCAACGCGCGGCCGAGTTCCTCGAACACGACCGTGGTCTCGACCGGCCCGAAGCCGGCGCCACCGTACTCCTCCGGGATCCCGAGGCCGAGCAACCCGAGTTGCCCGGCCAGCAGGCTCCAGAGTGTTCGGTCGACGCGGTCGTCGGTCTCCAGAATCTCGCGGAGTCGCTCGCTCGACGCGCGCTCGGAGAGGAGACGACGCAGCGTCGAGCGCAACTGCTCCTGTTCGTCGGAGAAGCTAAAGTTCATCGTTGGACTCCCTGAGCAGCGTGCGGAGAGCGAACTTCTGGACTTTCCCGGCGGGGGTTCGCGGGAGGTCGTCGACCACACGGATCACCTCCGGCGTCTTCTGCCGGGCCAGGCCGGCCGCGCGAACGTGCGCGTCGGCGTCGGCCACCGTGAACGCGGCTCCCGGCCGCAGCACGACGAACGCGCCGACCCGTTCGCCGTACCGCGGGTCGGGCACCCCGACGACGGCAGCGGCGAGTACGTCCGGGTGGGTGCCGAGGACGTCCTCGACCTCTTTGGATGAGATGTTCTCGCCGCCCCGGACGATGATGTCCTTCTTGCGATCGGTGACGGTGAGGTAGCCCTCGTCATCGAACCGGCCGACGTCGCCGGTCCGGAGCCAGCCGCCCGGGAGGTACGCCGATTCGTTCAAGGACGCGTCGAGGTAGCCGAGGAACTGCTCCGGGCCGCGGACGACGATCTCGCCGTCCTGTCCGGTGGGGACGTCGGCTCCGTCGTCGTCGACCAGGCGCACCTCGTTGCCCGGCGTCACCCGGCCATCGGTGGTCAGCCGCTTCTCCTCCGGATCGGTCGCGCGACCGGAGCTGATCGTGGGGTGCTCGCTCGACCCGTAGCCGCGGTAGGCGACGATGCCGAGTTCGTTGGCCCGCGCGACGACGTGCGGCGGAACCTGAGCGGCCCCGAGCATGTAGTCGCGCAGTGACGAGAGGTCGTGACCGTGCTCGCGGGCGGCGTCCAGAATCGCCAGAAGGTGCACCGGCGCTCCCACCGAAACCGACACGCGGTACCGGCCGATCAACGCCGCGGCGGCCGCGGCGTCCCACTTCTCCAGCGACACGGTCGGGGTGGCACCGGCCAGCGCCCGGAGCAGTCCCAGGACGCCCGCGACGTGCCCGGCCGGAAAGACCGCCAGGTGTACGACGTCCGGACCTCCGGGGAAGAAGTCCGTCATTGCGGCGAGTTCGGCGAGAAGCGTCTCGGACGAGTGCTGGACGCCCTTCGGGTCGGCGGTGGTACCGGACGTGTACACGAGCAACGCCCGATCCGCGGGGTCGGCCGCGAGGCCTTCAGTCGCGTCGTGCCCGCCGAGGCGCTCCCAGGCGACGGCACCGGGCGGAACGTCCGCGTCGATCACGACGGTCGTCCGCAGCGCCGGGAGCGGACCGATCCGTGCGAGCAGGTCGGCCGCCGGGGTCGTGCCCGGCGCCACCACGAACACGGACGCCCCCGACTGGCCGAGGATGAATCCCAACTCCTTCGGGCCGTAGATCGGGACGATCGGCAGGACGACCGCGCCAAGGAGCCATCCGGCTTGCTGCGCCAGGGCGCCCTCGATCCGGTGGGGAACCTGGATCGCCACGACGTCGCCGCGGCGCACGCCCAGCGTGTGCAGCCCTGCCGCCACCGCCTCCGCGCGACGGAGATGCTCGGCCAGGGTGATCTCCACGGTTCCCCGCGGCCCGTGGTAAACGACTCGGACGTCGGGGTGCTCGGCCGCCGCCCGACGGATCTGGTCGGCGATCGTGGCGCCCATGTCAGCCGGCCACCGGCTGTGGCGGGGCTCCGAGGACCTCCAGCAGGCGCACCCGGTCGACCTTCATCGCCGCGGTGCGCGGGAACTCGTCGAGGATCGTGATCCGGGTCGGCACCTCGTACGGCGTCAGGGTTTCGCGGCAGGCCGTGATCAGGACGTCGGACGTCGGACGGTCGACGTCGGCCCGCGGGATGACCGCGGCGATCGGGACGCTACCCAACCGCTCGTGCGGAACGCCGACGACCGCCGCCTCCCGCACGGCCGGGTGCCTCTCGAGCGCCGCCTTGACGACCGCCGGATGCACCTTGAAGCCACCACGGATGATCGCGTCGTCGGCGCGGCCCTCGATCCAGAGGAAGCCGTCGTGGTCGATACGGGCGAGATCGCTGGTGCGCACCCACTCGCGCCCGCCGTTGGCCGCCTGCGCGGTGCGGATCTCCAGGATGCCGGAGGAACCGACCGGCAGTTCGGCGCCCTGATCGGTGACCACGCGCAGCGAGACACCGGGGAACGCCCGCCCTGCGGCGCCCTGCTTGGCCGGCCACCACTGGACGTGGTCGGCCTTGGTCCAACCGGCGACCGCACCGGAGAACTCGGTGGCGCCGTAGGTCATCAGGACGCGGATGCCGTACCGCTCGAGCATCGTGTCGGCCAGCGCCGGTGGGCAGGGGGCGGTGCCGGACGTCACCACCTGGAGGCTGGCCAGACGGTGCGGCGGAACGTCGGCGTCGATCAGCATCTGCATCGCCGCGGGCACCAGCCCGGCGGCCCGCGGTTTGTGCGTGTCGACCGCGTCGACCCACTCGGGGACCGTGAACCGGTCCAGCAGAACGGTCCGCCGTCCGGCGTAGATGGACGTGATGACGCCCCAGAGACCTCCGATGTGCACCATCGGGGTGGACACGATGGTCGCACCCGTCCCGAGCACGATCTTGCCGTTGCCATCGACCTTGCCGGGCATCCTCGCCGACCCGATCGACGTGGCGAGCTGGCCGTACGTCAACTGAACGCGCTTGGGCTTACCGGTCGTTCCGGACGTGAGCATCTCGATCGCGACGCCCGGGGCCGTGGGGCGATCGGTGGCGAGGATCGGCTCGACCGGCTCCATCGCGCACGTGCCGTCCCACCCCAGGACGATGATCCGGCCGTGCCGAACGATCGCGTCCCGGACGCCCGGGAGCGCCAGTGTGGTGGCTGACGCCACGACGACGGGTAGCGCGCTGGCGTCGATGTCGGCGCAGAGGCGCTCCGGCGGCTGCAACGGGCTCAACGTCGTGAGGCAGCGGTCCGTGCTGAGCAGCGACGTCGCGACGGCCGCGAACTGCGGCCGGTTCTCCAGCACCACGCCGACGCGGGCGCCGGCCCCGAGCGCCACCGCGTTCAGGATGCCGTTCAGCTTCTGCGACAGCGTCGAGAGCTGTCCCCACGTCCACGCCGTGTCACTGTGCACGACCGCGACGGTCGCGGGGGCCGCCTGCGCGAGCAGCCCCGCGAGACGCTCCTGGATCGCCATGGTCTTCCTCCCACCTCAAGCCAACGGGTAGTTCAAAAGGTTAGCTTACTTTCCTTTCTTCGGTGAGCCGATCCCCCGCACTCCGGCCCTGACATCGGAAGACCGCAAACGCCGGTGGCCCTACCCGTCGGACGGGTAGGGCCACCGGCGTGGCAGTGCGCTGTCTAGTTGAAGAGGTCCAGGACCGTGGCGGACCGCAGATCGTCACGGAGCAGCGACCGGGCGGCGGCCTCCATGTGGGCACGCCAATGCTTCTCCGCGCCCTCCGCGTCCTTGGCCTCGACCAGATCGACCAGCTTCCGGCTCGACCGCACCGACTTACGGAATTCCCGTAGATTGCGCGCGGGATCGGTGGACCGGCGGGCGACGATCGCCAGGTGCATCGCGATGATCTCGCGCAGCACGGCCGACTGGAGAGCGAGCGTTTGGTTGCGGGAGCGCTCGAGCACGAGTTCGTGGAAAGTCGTGGTCGCCGTGCTCCAGACCGGAGCGTCGACCGACGGGTCCCCGGACTCCACCAGGTTCTCCAGGCCGGCCACGCACTCGCGGAGATCTGCCACGTCTTGCGCGGTCCGGCGCTCGGCCAGCATCGCGGCGGCGGCCGTCTCGATCACTGACCGCGCCTCGTACACATCGGCCAGCGTGGTCTTGGAGTGCTGGAGCAGGAGACCCACGTACCGCGCCGCCACGTCGACGCTCGGCGCGACGATGCGCGCACCGCGCGAGCCGCGCCGGATCGCGATCAGCGATTCGGCCTCCAGAATGCGGAATGCCTCCCGGAGCGTCGGCCGGGAGACCTCGAACTGGTCCATCAAGTCGGCTTCGGAGGGCAGGCTGTCGCCTTCGACCAGCTCGCCGCGGACGATCCGGCCCCGCAGGTACGACGCGATGAGCTCGCCGGTTTTCGCGGCGCGCATTCCGCGCCCCACCGGCTCGCTGGTGGTGACCACGTACCCTCCTGTGCCCCACGGGCGCGACGACCCTCGCCCGCACTGACGGGGCATAGTTCGCTGAGTTGACTAGGAGCGGTGAGTTTACCGCACCACCCACCAGTGGAGTGCTCGCGCGGCCACGCGTTGACTTTCGTCCCACCGGCGGATAGAAGGTAGTTAACTCAGCATCCTTCTTTATCTTACTTCCTGCGTGTTTCTCGGGAGGACCGATGTCCCCGTTCGATCTGACCGGCCGCGTCGCCGTCGTGACCGGCGGAAACGGTGGAATCGGCCTCGGCATGGCCGAAGCGCTCGCCGCCGCCGGTTCCGACGTCGCGATCTGGGGCACCAACCCGGCCAAGAACGAGGCCGCAGCCGAGGTTCTCGGCCAGTACCCCGGCAAGATCCTCACGCGGCGCTGCGACGTCGGCGACCCCGACCAGGTCACCGAGGCGTTCGCCGAGACCGTCGGCACGCTCGGCCGAGTCGACGCCTTCTTCGCCAACGCCGGGATCGGCGGTGCCGACCGGAAGTTCGTCGACCTGAGCCTGGACGAGTGGCGA
It contains:
- a CDS encoding acyl-CoA dehydrogenase family protein, which codes for MQLTWSDEDEKFRTTLRAFLAEHAPGKPPKGKDARLRWARDWAATKFDHGFAGPSWPLAVGGMDLPFTQQVIYQQEMARARVPGHPGTGMEMVGPTIIKHGTPEQRERFIKPMLRADELWAQAFSEPGAGSDLPSLRTSAVPDGDHYVVTGQKIWNSNAEIADMFFALVRTGAPDSRQHGITYLLIDAHAPGVEVRPLRDLTGAAHFCEIFLDDVRVPVANRVGEENDGWRITRTTLGHERSAGALNQGAFYRRIMDELIALAKERGVTADAGLRRRLVDFDIRARLMEVNALRSIAQTMVSGEPGPSSSISRLYNSEFEKELHVFATDLLGGYGALATDDEDAVQRGRWVGGMLRTRASTIGAGTAEIQRNTIAEQVLGLPRDPAMPPR
- a CDS encoding acyl-CoA dehydrogenase family protein, whose protein sequence is MNFSFSDEQEQLRSTLRRLLSERASSERLREILETDDRVDRTLWSLLAGQLGLLGLGIPEEYGGAGFGPVETTVVFEELGRALAAVPYFSTIGLAVNALLAADDEAARKDLLPGIADGSTLATLAISERGGDGGIDLAAVTTTAAGGDGTWRLTGEKAFVTDGVSADLVLVVARSEAGLGLFAVAGDAENLARENMAPLDLTRPLARIRFEGTPARLVGAEGAAEPGLRVALDRAVAALAAEQAGGAARCLDMAVEYAKVREQFGRPIGSFQAIKHKAADMMVRVETAKSAAYYAAWAAADSSSEASLASALAAAYCADAYVDVAAENIQIHGGIGYTWEHDAHLYFRRAKSSQLLFGTPETHRDRLAALVGI
- a CDS encoding class I adenylate-forming enzyme family protein, which encodes MGATIADQIRRAAAEHPDVRVVYHGPRGTVEITLAEHLRRAEAVAAGLHTLGVRRGDVVAIQVPHRIEGALAQQAGWLLGAVVLPIVPIYGPKELGFILGQSGASVFVVAPGTTPAADLLARIGPLPALRTTVVIDADVPPGAVAWERLGGHDATEGLAADPADRALLVYTSGTTADPKGVQHSSETLLAELAAMTDFFPGGPDVVHLAVFPAGHVAGVLGLLRALAGATPTVSLEKWDAAAAAALIGRYRVSVSVGAPVHLLAILDAAREHGHDLSSLRDYMLGAAQVPPHVVARANELGIVAYRGYGSSEHPTISSGRATDPEEKRLTTDGRVTPGNEVRLVDDDGADVPTGQDGEIVVRGPEQFLGYLDASLNESAYLPGGWLRTGDVGRFDDEGYLTVTDRKKDIIVRGGENISSKEVEDVLGTHPDVLAAAVVGVPDPRYGERVGAFVVLRPGAAFTVADADAHVRAAGLARQKTPEVIRVVDDLPRTPAGKVQKFALRTLLRESNDEL
- a CDS encoding class I adenylate-forming enzyme family protein, with the translated sequence MAIQERLAGLLAQAAPATVAVVHSDTAWTWGQLSTLSQKLNGILNAVALGAGARVGVVLENRPQFAAVATSLLSTDRCLTTLSPLQPPERLCADIDASALPVVVASATTLALPGVRDAIVRHGRIIVLGWDGTCAMEPVEPILATDRPTAPGVAIEMLTSGTTGKPKRVQLTYGQLATSIGSARMPGKVDGNGKIVLGTGATIVSTPMVHIGGLWGVITSIYAGRRTVLLDRFTVPEWVDAVDTHKPRAAGLVPAAMQMLIDADVPPHRLASLQVVTSGTAPCPPALADTMLERYGIRVLMTYGATEFSGAVAGWTKADHVQWWPAKQGAAGRAFPGVSLRVVTDQGAELPVGSSGILEIRTAQAANGGREWVRTSDLARIDHDGFLWIEGRADDAIIRGGFKVHPAVVKAALERHPAVREAAVVGVPHERLGSVPIAAVIPRADVDRPTSDVLITACRETLTPYEVPTRITILDEFPRTAAMKVDRVRLLEVLGAPPQPVAG
- a CDS encoding FadR/GntR family transcriptional regulator translates to MVTTSEPVGRGMRAAKTGELIASYLRGRIVRGELVEGDSLPSEADLMDQFEVSRPTLREAFRILEAESLIAIRRGSRGARIVAPSVDVAARYVGLLLQHSKTTLADVYEARSVIETAAAAMLAERRTAQDVADLRECVAGLENLVESGDPSVDAPVWSTATTTFHELVLERSRNQTLALQSAVLREIIAMHLAIVARRSTDPARNLREFRKSVRSSRKLVDLVEAKDAEGAEKHWRAHMEAAARSLLRDDLRSATVLDLFN